In Miscanthus floridulus cultivar M001 chromosome 5, ASM1932011v1, whole genome shotgun sequence, one genomic interval encodes:
- the LOC136451859 gene encoding pectinesterase inhibitor 12-like has translation MARAHALFIVLVAAVALLAARPVAATGGVAGVAEVCKNTPFPDLCTRTAGKHAKKYKVVDAVTVLEMQVDAFKKRVKAARKLAKQELKTAPTPLVRRALNLCKSYYLDAGDNLGACKRAIGFRDAVTIRATMSMAAQDMQNCDEEFRKAGSQNPMEDHNRSLIEMSEICRTLSNMVPYEHSH, from the coding sequence ATGGCCCGAGCCCACGCGCTGTTCATCGTCCTCGTGGCTGCCGTCGCGCTCCTGGCCGCACGCCCGGTGGCGGCCACTGGGGGAGTAGCTGGGGTGGCGGAAGTCTGCAAGAACACCCCTTTCCCCGATCTGTGCACCAGGACGGCGGGGAAGCACGCCAAGAAGTACAAGGTCGTCGACGCGGTGACGGTGCTAGAGATGCAGGTGGACGCGTTCAAGAAGCGTGTCAAGGCGGCGCGGAAGCTCGCGAAGCAGGAGCTCAAGACGGCTCCGACGCCCTTGGTGCGGAGGGCACTGAACCTCTGCAAAAGCTACTACCTGGATGCCGGGGACAATCTCGGCGCCTGCAAGCGCGCCATCGGCTTCAGGGACGCCGTCACCATCCGTGCCACGATGAGTATGGCGGCACAGGACATGCAGAATTGCGACGAGGAGTTCAGGAAGGCCGGCTCCCAGAACCCCATGGAGGACCACAACAGGTCGCTCATCGAGATGTCCGAGATCTGCCGCACGCTCTCCAACATGGTCCCTTATGAACATTCCCATTGA